Proteins encoded in a region of the Gloeomargarita sp. SKYB120 genome:
- a CDS encoding ABC transporter permease, with translation MGWRKGVQGSISAWGVYSVWRRHLKVYQNTWLVNSLPPLSEPILYLIAFGFGLTPLIPTLDYQGQTVTYMQFIGPGMIAVGVLFQSFFEGAYGSFIRLQMQKTWHALLTAPLTFTEVFLGDWLWAATRGLFAGLTTGLVVVGLGLYPAVGLLVSLPWLVLGALLFGGIGLLTAGMVRTVDQINVPTFLVVVPMFVLCGTYFPRDNLPPVLAVLAQLLPLSALVDLLRWPLAWPPFAPLLVAWLLVWVAGLGLWAWRTIYPLVYR, from the coding sequence ATGGGTTGGAGAAAGGGGGTCCAAGGGAGCATCAGCGCTTGGGGAGTTTATTCCGTCTGGCGACGCCACCTGAAAGTCTATCAGAATACCTGGTTGGTGAATAGCTTACCGCCCCTGTCGGAGCCCATTCTCTATCTCATTGCCTTTGGGTTTGGCCTGACGCCCTTGATCCCCACCCTAGACTACCAGGGGCAAACCGTGACCTACATGCAATTTATTGGGCCAGGGATGATTGCTGTGGGGGTGCTCTTCCAGAGTTTTTTTGAGGGGGCCTACGGCAGTTTCATCCGGCTGCAGATGCAAAAGACCTGGCACGCGCTGCTGACGGCGCCTTTGACCTTTACTGAGGTGTTTTTAGGGGATTGGCTGTGGGCGGCCACGCGGGGACTCTTTGCCGGTCTGACCACCGGTTTGGTGGTGGTGGGGCTGGGGCTCTATCCGGCGGTGGGGTTGCTGGTCTCCCTGCCGTGGCTCGTCCTGGGGGCGCTCCTTTTTGGGGGCATTGGTCTGTTGACGGCGGGGATGGTGCGCACGGTGGACCAGATCAACGTGCCTACGTTTCTGGTGGTGGTGCCCATGTTTGTCCTGTGCGGGACGTATTTCCCACGCGACAACCTACCGCCGGTGTTGGCCGTCTTGGCCCAGCTTTTACCCCTGTCGGCCCTGGTGGACCTATTGCGCTGGCCGTTGGCCTGGCCACCTTTTGCTCCGCTGCTGGTAGCCTGGCTGCTGGTGTGGGTGGCCGGTTTGGGGCTATGGGCCTGGCGGACTATTTATCCCCTGGTGTATCGCTGA
- a CDS encoding glucose-6-phosphate dehydrogenase assembly protein OpcA, with protein sequence MVTTEAVMALQTPKEVSIGQIESELSQIWLGVGGDEDAGPQAVRAATFTLVVYESPDVAAQTALSVEGLAVQNPCRVIHLRSQNDPEEVPLSAQVAAYCPLQKRYQSNLICCEYITLTGSRAVLERSLGLINALLIGDLPTYLWWQAQPDPDDPLLQGLLHLRETGGMRVLVDSATFPDAVQGLLALDRLVRLNVPLADLNWSRLSSWQELTAEAFDPPDRRADLPKIDQVRIDYEKGNPAQALLFLGWLASRLHWVPQSSAIERGDADVYRFVCHAPTGQEIKAELVGLPVADSGTVIGDLLGLRLDSTQPEAKCCTVLCSETSGCMRLEGGGKAEFCRVEQVTTLRDIPAETLLGQQIQRWGQQSLLFQESLAVTVALLQTLPS encoded by the coding sequence GGTGGGTGGAGATGAGGACGCAGGGCCCCAAGCGGTTCGGGCAGCAACGTTTACCCTCGTGGTCTATGAATCGCCAGATGTGGCCGCCCAGACCGCGCTATCGGTCGAGGGGTTGGCGGTGCAAAATCCCTGCCGCGTCATCCACCTACGTTCCCAGAACGACCCAGAGGAGGTACCCCTGTCGGCGCAGGTGGCGGCCTACTGTCCTCTGCAAAAGCGATACCAAAGCAATCTCATCTGCTGCGAGTACATTACATTGACGGGTTCGCGAGCGGTGCTGGAGCGTTCTCTCGGACTCATCAACGCCCTGTTGATTGGGGATTTGCCGACCTACTTGTGGTGGCAAGCCCAGCCGGACCCCGATGACCCCTTGTTACAGGGACTGTTGCACCTGCGGGAGACGGGGGGTATGCGGGTGCTGGTGGACTCGGCCACCTTTCCCGACGCCGTTCAGGGACTACTGGCGCTAGACCGGCTGGTGCGACTGAATGTGCCCCTGGCGGATCTGAACTGGAGCCGGTTGAGTAGCTGGCAGGAGTTGACAGCGGAGGCCTTTGACCCCCCCGACCGGCGCGCCGACCTACCCAAGATTGACCAAGTGCGGATTGATTACGAAAAGGGGAATCCCGCCCAGGCGTTGCTCTTTCTCGGCTGGCTGGCCAGCCGCTTGCATTGGGTGCCCCAGTCCTCCGCTATCGAGCGGGGGGACGCCGATGTGTATCGCTTTGTCTGTCACGCTCCCACGGGTCAGGAAATCAAGGCCGAACTGGTGGGGCTGCCGGTGGCAGATAGCGGCACAGTCATCGGCGACTTGCTGGGACTGCGGCTAGATTCGACTCAACCGGAAGCCAAGTGCTGCACCGTGCTCTGCTCAGAAACCAGCGGTTGTATGCGCCTAGAAGGGGGCGGCAAGGCGGAATTTTGCCGCGTGGAACAGGTAACCACCCTGCGAGATATACCGGCGGAAACCCTGCTGGGTCAACAAATCCAGCGCTGGGGCCAGCAGAGCCTGCTCTTCCAGGAAAGCCTAGCCGTGACCGTCGCCCTGCTCCAAACCCTACCGTCTTGA
- a CDS encoding WG repeat-containing protein, which yields MPRGWRRRLFLGMGVTALVEGWFLPQGLAYVERLRPSFAFHFDGAQRFVGGRALVKQGNWHGYIDHSGTLVIPLRYTDARSFSEGLAAVELEDKWGYINKKGDGVIPLTFERALDFSEGLAAVKQGGKWGFINKAGQVVVPCQYDRVLNFKEGLAAVQRGNRWGYINRSGRLVIPCRFDNVFSFSDGLARVKQGNAWSYIDEKGRVVIGEFFNWAQPFHEGLAAVNQDGLWGYINTSGQWEIGPQFHQALKFTEGLAAVQWRFRWGYINRQGQLVIPYRFDEAWYFSEGLALVRQNGKWGYIDSTGTLVIPCQFDNAESFAEGVAPVKFHNEWGYINRSGQPVFPPALRIAMEQSLSDTPGDK from the coding sequence ATGCCGCGAGGCTGGCGTCGTCGGTTGTTCCTGGGAATGGGAGTAACTGCGCTGGTGGAAGGGTGGTTTCTCCCCCAGGGGCTAGCCTATGTTGAACGCCTTCGCCCGTCGTTTGCCTTTCACTTTGACGGCGCGCAGCGGTTTGTCGGTGGCCGAGCGCTGGTCAAGCAGGGAAACTGGCACGGCTACATTGACCATTCAGGAACGCTGGTGATCCCGTTGCGCTACACCGATGCCCGCTCCTTCAGCGAAGGGTTGGCGGCGGTCGAGTTGGAGGACAAGTGGGGCTACATCAACAAGAAAGGCGATGGGGTGATTCCCCTGACCTTTGAACGGGCGCTGGATTTCAGTGAGGGCCTGGCGGCGGTGAAGCAGGGCGGTAAGTGGGGCTTCATCAACAAGGCGGGTCAGGTGGTGGTCCCCTGCCAGTACGACCGGGTGTTGAACTTCAAAGAGGGCTTGGCGGCAGTCCAACGGGGTAACCGATGGGGCTACATCAACCGTTCCGGACGCCTGGTGATCCCCTGCCGGTTCGATAATGTCTTCAGCTTTTCCGATGGTTTAGCGCGGGTCAAGCAGGGCAACGCCTGGAGTTATATTGACGAAAAAGGGCGGGTGGTCATCGGCGAGTTTTTTAACTGGGCGCAGCCGTTTCATGAGGGCTTAGCGGCGGTCAACCAGGACGGCCTGTGGGGCTATATCAACACCAGCGGGCAATGGGAAATCGGCCCCCAATTCCACCAAGCCCTCAAATTTACCGAGGGGCTGGCGGCGGTACAATGGCGGTTCCGCTGGGGCTATATCAACCGCCAAGGGCAGTTGGTCATTCCCTACCGCTTTGACGAGGCGTGGTACTTTAGCGAGGGGCTGGCCCTGGTGCGCCAAAACGGCAAGTGGGGCTACATTGACAGCACAGGGACGCTGGTGATTCCCTGCCAGTTTGACAACGCCGAATCCTTTGCCGAAGGGGTAGCGCCGGTGAAGTTCCACAACGAGTGGGGCTACATCAATCGCAGCGGTCAGCCGGTGTTTCCGCCGGCGCTGCGCATTGCCATGGAACAGTCCCTCAGCGATACACCAGGGGATAAATAG